Below is a window of Bacillus horti DNA.
TGGCTTATTTTGGAAGGTTGGCTGTTCATTTCCTTGTTAATGATGGTCTTTGCCCATTTCTGGTTACGTAGATTCCGTAGTGGACCCGTTGAGTATGTTTGGAGAAAAATGGCTGCATGGCCAATGAAGAAGACCTAGGGAAGGGAGACACACATAATGAAAGAGAAATATTCGATAGGGGTCTTCTCTGAAAGGACAGGGACGCCAGTTCGTACGTTGCATTACTACGATGAAATAGGATTGCTTAAGCCCGAAAAAAATGCAAGCTCAGGACATAGGCAGTATTCAGAAAAAGATGTGCTTACCTTGCAAAAGATCATTAGCTTTAAATTTTTGGGCTATAGCCTAGAGCAAATTTGTACGATGCTTCATGAGTCAAAGCATGATGTTGGATTAATGGAAACACTCTTAGTTCAACGAAAGGCATTTGAAGAGAAAAAAGAACATATTGAGTCATCATTAAGAGCCATTCAACGGACAATCACTTTGTTAGAGGATCAGGGTGAGGTGGATAGTACGGTTTTGATGAGTTTAATTCGAAACATTCAAACGGAGAAGGAGCAAAAGCAATGGCTTGAAAAGCGTATCTCTAAAGAAGTAGTTTCTCAGCTATTCGATAAATCAGAGGAGGATTTAGTTGAATTAGACAAGCAATTTATTAGCTTCATGAAAGGGATGAGAGAGCTATCTACTGAACCATTTGATAGCCCTGAGGTACAAAGGTTTGTGGGCACATTTATAGAAACATTGATGAGCTCTTTAGGAGGAATTGAAGCGATTCAAGCTCTAGCTGAGCTTGATCACAAAGAAATTGATGAATTAGATCGATTGGTTCCTTCTCCTTTTACAAATGAGGATGATGAATGGCTTCAGCAGGCTATTGCCTATTATTCCGATAACCATGAGGAGCTTAAGGAGATGTTAGGGGATGGGAAGGATGAAAAGTAGTGAGGAGAATCGTACGGTTTCGTACTCTAGCTTTTTTGCCTTATTGAAGAAAGCGAATCCGCCGAAATGGATTATAGCTATTGCTATCACGTTGAGTTTAGTAGAAACGGTAGCAGGGCTGATTGTTCCTATCATGACCATGAATTTGGTCGATCAGCTGGCGGAATCTCTTTTATCTACAGGGGTTATTATTCTTTTGATTCTAGCGTTTGTAGTTCAAACTGTTTCTTCAGGGTTTTCATACTACCTAATGTCCTATATTGGGGAATATGTCGTTGCTTATATCCGCACCAAGCTATGGGATCATGTTTTGCACTTACCAATCCCGTATTTTGATCAAAACGCTTCAGGGGATACGATGAGCAGAATTACACAGGATACAGGAGTGATAAAAAACTTAATTACCTCCCACTTAATTCCGCTAGTATCCGGGCTCATTTCCATCTTCGGAGCGGTCGCTATCTTAGTCTATATTGACTGGAGAATGACCTTAATCATGCTCATAGCAGTCCCAATCTCTGGACTTGTCATGTGGCCATTGGGAACAATTATGTATAGGATTTCTAAGAAAATGCAGGATAAAATGGCTTCCTTTACATCTGCACTAGGGAGAGTGCTAACCGAGATTCGGTTAGTCAAGTCATACAACGGTGAAAGAATGGAGCAGGAGCAGGGGAACAAGGAGATTCAGCATCTATTTACCTTTGGGCTGAAGGAGGCAAAAATACAAGCGATCATTTCTCCTTTTATGACCACCATAATGATGGTTGTTCTAGTTATCTTAATTGGTTATGGAGGCGTACGTGTAGCTGAGGGTACTCTTTCAGCAGGGGCCCTAGTTGCTATCATTATCTATATGTTTCAGATTATTCTGCCTGTTAGTCAAATGGCTCAGTTTTTTACGGCCTTCCAGAAGGCGATGGGTTCAACAGAGCGTATTCAGATGATTTTAGGCACGGAGTCAGAGGAGCTTGAGAAACAAAGTGTTGTACCACATGAAACAGCACAAGCTTTGAGGTTTGACGGTGTTCAATTTGGCTACCATCCTGAAAGAAGGATTATTAAAGACATATCCTTTGAAGCCTTGGCTGGAAAAACGACAGCTATAGTTGGACCAAGTGGTGGTGGGAAAACAACCTTATTTTCCCTCATAGAGAGGTTCTACAAGTCAGATCAAGGAGCTATTGCTTGGGGAGGGCAGGATATTATGAGCTTTTCACTTGAGAGCTGGAGAAAGCAAATCAGTTACGTTTCTCAGGAGAGTCCGATCATGTCGGGCACGATTCGTGAAAACATCTGCTATGGTCTTGAGAGAGAGGTATCACAGGAGGAGCTGGAACAAGCGGCTGCCTTAGCTAATGCGTCTTCCTTCATTCATGATTTAGAGGAGGGGTATGAAACAGAGGTAGGAGAAAGAGGGATTAAGCTCTCTGGAGGACAAAGACAACGGATAGCGATTGCCAGGGCGATTATTCGGAATCCTAAGCTGCTGCTATTGGATGAGGCGACCTCCAATCTAGATAGTGAATCTGAAAAGCTTATTCAAGACGCATTACAGCAGCTTATGCAAGGGCGTACTACTTTAATCATTGCTCACAGACTAGCTACTGTTGTGCAGGCTGATCAAATTCTAGTTGTGGAGAATGGAGAGGTGACAGGTCAAGGAACACATGACCAGCTTTATAGAGAGAATACTTTATATCAGAAGCTTGCTTCACAGCAGCTATACGCCATGGAACAATTGGAAGTATAAATATTTAGTGTGACGAAGTATATGGATTATTTTCTTCACCTATGCTAATGTTAAGAATATTTATCATTACGATTGGTGAATGGAGTAGGGGCGTCATGGAGTTTCTTAAGTCGTTTTTTGCTAACCTTACTGTTAGACGGTTTCTCATTCTGATTTTAATCTGCGTGCTGCTGTTTAGTATTAAGCATATGCTCAACTTAGTATTGTTTACGTTCTTAATTGCGTATATTATGAACCGTCTACAAGGTATTATTTCAAAGCAGGTCGATAAAGTTTTTAAAGTAAGTCCCAAAATAATAGTTATTCTTTTGTATGTTACCTTTATAAGTGTCTTAACAATTGGGATATCTAGATATTTGCCTGATATCCTACTACAAATTAGGCAAATCTATAATATTATTTTGCTTTGGATCGTATCGCCACCTTCTACAGACGGTGTCTTCGGATTTATCATTCACTACATTCAAGAATTAAATATTGAGTCTTACGTTAGAGAAGGCTTTTCCTATATCGTTAAGCTAGGAAGCTTAGGCACAACGATTGTGTTTGCCCTCGTATTAAGTCTATTCTTACTTTTGGAGAAGGATCGGATCATTCGCTTCACGGCGAAGTTTAAAACGAGCAAGATTTCTTGGTTCTACAATGAGTTAGAGTATTTTGGCAGGCGCTTTGTGCTTTCTTTTGGTAAGGTTTTAGAGGCTCAACTGCTGATTGCTGTGTTTAACACGATTTTTACATTACTAGGCTTATGGATTCTTGGCTTCCCTTATTTGTTTGCTTTGGGGATCATGATATTCCTACTAAGCTTAATTCCAGTAGCAGGTTTTCTAATCTCTCTTATTCCATTATGTATTATAGGCTATAAGCTAGGCGGATTTATGCTGGTGATCTACGTGCTGGTGATGATTTTCCTTTTACACTTTATTGAAGGCTATTTTCTTAATCCAAAGCTGATGTCGTCTAAAACAAACCTGCCCGTTTTTTACACGTTTACGATTCTTATTTTCTCGGAGCACTATTTAGGTGTGTGGGGATTAATTATTGGAATTCCGATCTTCGTATTCCTATTGGATATTCTTGATGTGGATGTTAATGAGTCTGGAAAAGAGGACGATTCCGAGGGAGGGGAGGGAGGGGCATCAGAGAGTATATCTCCTGATCCTTCTACAGAATAAGCTGAATTGAACCCATTTTTCATTACCTAGAACTACCTGTTTAATATGGATATAAGTAAAAGTAAATACTGAAGAATGGACCCTTGGTACTAGAATAGGGTCTTTTTTTACTATTAAATAACATATTATCCCAAAAAAGAGATTGTAGTAAAAAGATGATGAGAACAAATGAAGTTGAAATTAAATTGTATTTATTCTAATTTTTCTAAATTTATTTGAAATTTTACTTGAGATGCTAGTATAATAGAAAAAAGTTCATGGCTTGTCCATGGTGACCTTACTTCACTACAAGGAATTGAAAGCGCTACCAAGAATAAAGTGGTTGCAAATCAAGTCGGAGGTGCAAAAATGACTTTTCAGCATGTTCATTCTTATATTAATCAGGTATGTAATCTATACGTTCATCATTTTGACATTTATCGGAATCAAAAAATGGAAGGATTTGATTTAGATTTCATGGCTGCTCATAAACGTAGAGATGAAAAATATATGATTTCAAAAAACATAAAGGTGTGGGGGGTTGAGAATCAGCAGTACATTTTTACTGCTACCAGTAAGCAAAGCATTTCAAAGGAGTTTATAGCTCAATTTAAGAGTAGTTTAAATCAAGTAATGCCTGACTTTATACCATATAAAAAGGAACACATGTCCACCATTTTTATAGGAGTTGTCATTACAAACCAAACTGTCAGTAAGACTATTGAGAAGGAAGCTGTAAAATATCGGAAGCTCAAATTTTTAAACTTTGGTTGGTATGGATGGGCAGAATGTTATCTTGCAATTGTTAGCCTAAAAGAGAATAAGATAGCCATTCACCCAAAAGGTCAGCCATTTGTTAAACCTTTTATTCAAATTTTAAATGAAGGGGTTGCTTAATATGAGTTTTTTAACAATTCTATTTATTTCCGGTATTGTCTTTGTACTTGCTTATTTCACTTATGGAAAATATCTTGAAAAAAAGCTGAACGTTGATCCTAATCGAGAAACACCTGCCCATACGATGAAGGATGGAGTGGATTATGTACCTGCATCTAAGCCAGTTCTACTCGGTCACCATTTTGCAACGATTGCAGGGGGAGGACCTATTGTTGGACCAGTAACAGCAGCTGCATTCGGCTGGATTCCTGCGGTTTTGTGGATTGTTATTGGAAGTATCTTTATGGGTGGTGTGCATGATTATACATCCTTACAAGCTTCGATTCGTCATAAAGCACAGTCCATTGGAGCCATTATAAAAGAGTATATTGGTAACAGGGGGCAGACCCTATTTATGCTATTTGCGATTGCTACGCTTATTCTCATTGTTGGTGTATTCATTATTTTAGTCGGAAATACGTTTGTGGCCGTTCCTGAGGCAGCGACGGCATCCATGCTTTTTATTGGGGTAGCTATGCTGTTTGGCTTTATTGTCAACCAACTTCGGATGAATCTAGTATTAGCTAGTATACTAGGAGTAGTGGCAATGCTAGGGTGTGTTTGGCTAGGATTATTGTTCCCGCTACAGCTTAGTGGTACTGTATGGACATTTATTTTAATCGGTTACGCATATCTAGCTTCTATCTTGCCTGTTTGGTTTTTATTACAGCCTCGTGATTATCTAAACTCATTTTTACTATATGGAATGATGGCTGGTGCTGCAGTAGGGATTATTATTGCGAATCCATCTATTCAGCTTTCTGGTTATACAGGCTTCTATAATGCTGAGCTAGGCTTTCTATTTCCCATCCTATTTATAACGATAGCTTGTGGAGCTATTTCTGGCTTTCACTCACTTGTTGCATCTGGAACGACAGCGAAGCAATTAGACAATGAAAAAAGTGGAAAATTTATTGCATATGGAGGTATGCTTCTAGAAGGATTTTTAGCCATTATTGCTGTAGGATCAGTAGCTTATCTTACACAAGCAGACTTTGCAGCAAGGATGGATGCCATGGGTGGTCCTATCGGGACCTTTGCAGCAGGAATAGGGCATTTTATGTCCTATTGGGGCATTAATGAGGCAACTGCCATCACATTTACAACACTAGTTGCTTCTGCTTTTCTATTGACAACATTAGACTCTGCTACGCGTTTAGGACGGTATGCCGTTCAAGAGCTTGTTGAGCGTAGCTCTCCAGCTCTAGCAAAAAATCAACATATTGGAACAATTGTTGTCCTTGCAGGAGCTTCAGCCCTTGCTCTTTCTGGAACGTGGAGCTCAGTTTGGCCATTATTCGGATCTGCAAATCAAATGCTAGGAGCATTAGCCCTACTAGCGGTAACAGCTTGGTTGTCTAGGCTTGGTGTGAAGACATACTTTACCGTTATCCCAATGGTTGTCATGTTTATTGTTACTATCGGTGCCCTAATATCGTTAATGGTGACCAATTTTATGAATGGAAACCTGTTCTTAGCTATTTCAGCATTTGTACTTTTTATTCTCTGTCTCTTCCTTGTGTTTGAATCTTGGAAAGCAATGGTTCAGAAGAAGAGCGAGGAAAAAACGATAAAAGTATAGGAGTTATGAATTTATAGATTCTCGTTACAGACTTACGAGACTTTATTAATTGAAGTTAAACGGATAGTCATAGTAAGAAAGAGAAGCTTAGGAATAAAAGAAATAAACGAATAATAGAGGGCAACCCGAAGATAATCTTTGATCTTAGGGTTGCCCTCTAATGTTTTATTTAAACTCTGCCCAAAGCTGATCTAACACGCTTTTTTCAGTGGATACATCATTAAACGCAATTGGTGTTTCAGGGTAGCCGTCCAAGAATGTGTGATACGCAGGACGCTCTTGTTTATAGATGATTCCTTGAAGGTTACCATCATGCTCAATAACCTGAGTATAGGCCTGTGCCTTGTCGGATGGATCATAGCCCTCCACCTGACTTAGGTCGATTAGATTCTCTTTGAAAAAGTCGTACGTATTTACCTTATTGAAGGTAACACATGGGCTGAACACATTCACTAGAGAGAACCCTGGATGCTCCATGGCTTGCTGGATAAGATCGGTTAATCCTTTGATATCTCCTGAGAATGCCTGAGCAATAAAACTAGCTCCTGCTCCTAACGCTAATTCAAGAGGTTTTACTTCACGTTCACCTGAGCCTTCCGGTGATGTTTTAGATTTGAAACCTTGAGAGCTAGTTGGTGAGGTTTGCCCTTTTGTTAGTCCATAAATACGATTATCCATAACAACATAGGTCATATCTACATTTCTTCTAGCTGCATGTGTGAAGTGACCAGCTCCAATTCCATAGCCGTCGCCATCTCCCCCTGAGGCAACCACTTTCATGCCGCTGCTCGCAAGCTTCACTGCCTGAGCAACAGGCAGTGAACGTCCGTGTAGGGTGTGGAATCCGTAGGAGCGTGTGTATTCAGAAACCTTACCTGAACATCCGATGCCAGATACAATCGCTAATTGATGGGGCTCTAAGCCTAAATTAATCGCTGCTTTTTGAATGCCAGCCATAACGGAGAAATGACCACATCCAGGACACCAAGTCGATACATCACCACGATAATCTTTTAATGTTGCTGCCATGTTACACAACCTCCTTCACAATTTGTCCCACTTGCTTCTCTAAATCCTGTTTACTGAACGGGTCACCATTAAATTTAGTAATTGTTTGAAGCTTATCTCCAACTTGAAGTTCTTTCTGAATCATTCCAGATAATTGACCACTCCAGTTGTTTTCTACAACAATAACTCGTTGCGCAGCGTCAATTAACTCCTTAATTCCTTCAGGCTGGAACGGATAAAGCACTTTAATATGGGCTAAGCCGGCATCCCCGCCACTTGCATTTAGGTCATGGATATATTCTTCAATGACCCCACGAGTAGAACCAATTCCAATGAATAACGTTTCAACGTTACGCTCTTCACCACCGATAAATTCATATCCTTTTGTTTTAAAGGAATCTAATTTACCTAATCTTTTATTCATCATGGCCACACGCAACTCAGGAATCTCTGTGATATGTCCCGTTTCGCTGTGCTCATTTGAGTTAGCTGTATAGACACCACCCTTTTGTCCTGGTATGGAGCGTGGAGAAATACCATCCTCTGTTAAGCGATAGCGTTTAAAGTTAAATTCCTCAAGCTCTGCTAGCTGCTCCTCTGTTAGAAGCTTACCACGATCAATTTCCTCAAACTTACTTAAGTCGTAATCTGGGCATGACTGCTTGTTTAAGGAAAGCATGAGGTCAAGAGCTACGATAACAGGACATTGGTATTTTTCAGCTAAGTTAAAGGCAGTAGAAGCAACAGTCATACACTCTTCAACAGTACTTGGTGCTAAGACGATCCTGGGAATCTCGCCGTGTCCAGAATAGACCATGGTATTTAAATCACTCTGTTCATATTTAGTAGGTAGCCCTGTTCCTGGACCCCCACGCTGAGAGTTAACAATAACAACTGGTGTTTCAGACATCCCGGCTAAGCCTAGAGCCTCTGTTTTTAGAGAGAAACCTGGTCCAGAGGTACTTGTTAGAGAACGTACACCGGCAAAGCCCCCGCCGATAGCCATAAGGATACCCGCAATTTCATCCTCTGCCTGTACAGCTGCTCCTCCTACCTTTGGCAGGTTAGCTTTCATATATTCCATAATTTCTGATGCTGGAGTAATTGGGTAAGAAGCTAGGAATCTACAGCCAGAGGCAAGAGCTCCAAACGCAAACGCTTCATTTCCCATTAATAGTGCCTGATTTTTTGGTTCAGGAGTATTTAATTCGATTGATTTTAAGCCAAGCTGTTGAATATATTCATAGCCTGTTTTAAGGGCATTAATGTTAAGATCTACAATTAACTGTCCTTTTTTACTAAACTTCTCTTCAACAAGTGGAGCAAAAATCTCATAGTGTAAGCCCATTAAGTAGAGGGAAGAACCTAGGGCTATCATATTACGAATAATCTTATTCCCAAGCTCTTCAGCTAGCTTGGTGAAGGAAACATGGATAACAGTAACATCATCTACTGTTTCCACTTTTTCCTCTCTTTTGTTCTCCATCAAAACAAATCCGCCTTTAGACATGGCCGGAAAATTATGCTCGTAGGATTCCTGATCAAGAGCTACTAGAATATCCGTCGTATCCCCGTGATAGTAAGTAGGCTCAAGGCTAGCACGGATGTGATAGTACGTATGTCCTCCTTTAATACGAGAGGCGAAATGCTTATACGATGAAATATGAAACCCTTGCTTCATTAAGGTTGAAGCAAAAATTTCTCCCGTACTGTCAATTCCTTCTCCCTGCTGTCCACCAATTTTCCATGTGATCTCCGATTTCATAGAAACCTCTCCTTTTCCTAAGTGTAATAAGCACTTGGTGATTGAAAGTGCATAGACAATAGTACAGCTTTGTTCATTCGATTCATGAGATGCATGGCCTTTTGAGAAATGATTGTCTTTTAAAATGAATCAATCTGTTATAGTTATATATATAAAAATAATAGTACACATCAGTTATCTACCTTCAGAATATTCCACTACATCGGATATGTCAATAGAACACACTCTAATTACAGTGTGTAATAGCTATTTTTATATCCGATAGCTTGAGATATTCGTCCTGAAGAAAGCTCTATAACAATGGTTGCTTAAAACTGTTACAATATTATTAAAGATCATATTAATACAGAAACAATGTGTAAAATTGAGCTGAAAATTATATTTTTATATATAAAGAGCTAGTATGCTCCTATACTAGTGAATAACAAAAAAATAAGGTTGTCTGTGATGAATGTTACAAGAGGAAAAGTATGTATGTATGAGAGTGTGTTCCTTGTAAGCGCTTTCTCTATCTGTTATAGAAAGAAAGATCGTACAATGTAATACACGAAATGAAAAACAAAAAGGGACAAAACATAAACTATTCAAAATATTATATTACATTATTGTATACTATAAAGCAGAATATGGCAATAAATGAAAGGGCATTCTAATCTTTTTTCACCTCTAGCTTAGTGAATAGACAAGCTTTCTTAGGGCTTGTTAAAATATCTCTCAAATTATATCTGTTATATATCAGATGAAGTTTAGTTTATGATCTGTACTAATATTTATATAACAGAACACTATCCTTTTTTTAAAGAGATAGAAGGAGTATAATAAAAAGTATACAAAAGAGGGAAGAGGGGCTTGTCACAAAATGAAAACGTTTAAAGATAGTATGTACCAGCTAATCGTTGAAACTTCAACCGTATTACCGCCTGACGTTCGCGCTGCGATTGCTAAGGCTAAAGCGAGTGAAAATGCAGGAACGCGTGCTGCATTATCTCTTTCTACGATTACAAATAATATTAAAATGGCAGAGGATAACGTATCACCAATTTGTCAGGATACAGGGCTGCCTACTTTCTTGATAAAAACCCCTGTGGGAGCTAATCAGCTTGAAATGACCAAAGCGATTAAAGAGGCACTTGCAGAAGCAACGAAAAACGGGAAGCTAAGACCAAATTCTGTGGACTCTCTGACGGGAGAAAATAGTGGAGATAATCTAGGTCAAGGATTACCAGTGATTAAATATGAGCAATGGGAAAAGGATGAAATTGATGTCCGTCTCGTCTTAAAGGGTGGCGGATGTGAAAATAAAAATATCCAGTATAGTCTCCCGTGTGAACTGGATGGGCTTGGACGTGCTGGCCGAGATTTAGATGGCATTCGAAAATGTATCATGCATTCCGTTTATCAAGCACAAGGACAAGGCTGTAGTGCTGGGTTTCTCGGTGTGGGGATCGGTGGAGACCGTTCCTCAGGCTATGACTTAGCTAAGAAGCAGCTTTTCCGTGAGGCGGATGATGTTAATCCTCATGAGGACTTAGCACAGCTTGAGGCTTATGTGATGGAAAATGCGAACAAGCTAGGCATTGGGACGATGGGCTTTGGAGGAGAAACGACATTATTAGGCTGTAAAATTGGTGTAATGAACAGGATTCCGGCTAGCTTTTTCGTTTCTGTAGCGTATAATTGCTGGGCTTTTCGTCGTCTTGGTGTTGTGATTGATCCTCAAACGGGCGATATTAATCGTTGGCTTTACAAGGATGAGCGCAATATTGAAGAGAGTGTACAAGAGGTTATCGACAATGCGAAAACAGAAGGAGCGCGCGAGGTTGTATTACAGGCTCCGATCACAGAGGAACAAATTCGTGAGTTAAAGGTTGGGGATGTAGTTATTCTTAATGGAAGCATGCACACAGGAAGAGACGCTTTGCATAGCTATTTGATGAAGAATGATGCACCTATTGACCTTAATGGAGAGGTCATTTACCACTGTGGACCAGTTATGCTAAAGGATGAAGAAGGAAATTGGCAGGTTAAGGCTGCTGGACCAACGACTAGTGCCCGTGAGGAGCCTTATCAAGCGGATATTATTAAGAAGTTTGGTATTCGCGCCGTTATCGGAAAAGGTGGAATGGGTCCTAAAACTCTAGCTGGATTAAAGGAAAGTGGAGCTGTCTATCTAAATGCAATCGGAGGAGCGGCACAGTATTACGCTGATTGTATTACGGGAGTGACGGGTGTACATTATCTGAAGGAATTTGGTGTTCCAGAGGCGATGTGGCATCTCGAGGTTGAAGGGTTTGCTGCTATTGTTACGATGGATTCGCATGGAAACAGCTTACATGCAGAGGTAGAGAAGTCTTCTTTAGAAAAACTGGCTGAATTTAAGGAACCAGTGTTTAAGTAAATAAATACAACAAAGGGTGTCCTGAAGTGATGGTAAATGACTTAAGGATGCCCTTTTTTATTATGATATAAGGAAGTTGAAAGCATATTTTTATATAAGTCTGATCAAGTTAGTTTAAGAAATGTACGCGAATATGTTGTGTAAGAATAGATATGGGGAGAGATGAACATGTGCTCAAAAGGACTAATCCTTCTTTATCTAGATTCCTTACTTCACACTTCGTTGAAAGTAACAATCCCTAATGGATATACATTAAGAATGTTATAAGGAAGATATGGAGAAACGTTGGAGAGAAATATATTCTCAGTTAAATATGGATTTTTCTATAGAGCAATGTATAACTCCGAATGAGTTAAAATAATTTATTGGGAAGTTCTAGCTAAAGATATGTAACCCCGTATCTTAGCTGTACGGGGTGTTATTATCATGTATTGTTGGGTTTTGTTTTTGAGTATCTAGTTCATGCATCTCCATTAGAGGTGGACTCTTTAAATAACTCTAGAGCTTTTTCTCTCATAACTCTATGATCTACGATTGGCTTAGGGTAATCCTTCCCTATGATACAGCTGCTCTCTTTTTGTACAGAATCAGGCATGGTTATGGGGTTATGAATGTATTTTACAGGGACATTCTTCAGCTCAGGTATATACTGCTTGATGTAAATGCCATTAGGATCAAAGCGCTCAGACTGCCGAGTTGGATTAAAGATACGAAAATACGGTACAGCGTCCGTCCCGGTTGAAGCAGCCCACTGCCATCCGCCGATATTTGAGGCAGGATCATAATCAATAAGACGTTCCTCGAAATAACGCTCTCCCTTTCGCCAATCAATCAGTAAATCCTTTGTTAAAAAAGAAGCCACAATCATACGTACTCTGTTATGCATCCAACCCGTTTGATTCAGTTGACGCATGCCAGCGTCCACAATGGGAAAGCCTGTTTGTCCTTCTGTCCACCTTTTGAAGAGATCTGCATCATCTGTGTTCCAGGTTAATCCCCGATATTTTTCAATGAGCTCCTCATTCTTGCTTTTAGGATAATAATGATAAATCATATTATAGAAATCACGCCAAGCGAGCTCCTTAATAAAAGTTTCAATTCCCTCACAATCTGCTCTACCTTGAATCTTATCTAGAGCAGCATAGAAAATTGTTCTCGGAGAAAGCTGTCCTGTTCTTAGGTAGGCAGAGATACCGCTTGTAGCTTGCAAAGCTGGATAATCTCGTTTTCTGTGATAATCATCTATCGTTTCTGTTGTGAATTCCTCTATGCGCTGTAATGCCTGTTGCTCTCCTACGTGCTCCCATTGCGTTATCCTCTTGCTTAGAAGCTCCTGGTATACTTGCTCGCCATCCGCAAATTTTCGTTGAAGATGAACGGCATGCTTTTTCAGCTTATCTATATCTACCTGAAC
It encodes the following:
- a CDS encoding MerR family transcriptional regulator, producing the protein MKEKYSIGVFSERTGTPVRTLHYYDEIGLLKPEKNASSGHRQYSEKDVLTLQKIISFKFLGYSLEQICTMLHESKHDVGLMETLLVQRKAFEEKKEHIESSLRAIQRTITLLEDQGEVDSTVLMSLIRNIQTEKEQKQWLEKRISKEVVSQLFDKSEEDLVELDKQFISFMKGMRELSTEPFDSPEVQRFVGTFIETLMSSLGGIEAIQALAELDHKEIDELDRLVPSPFTNEDDEWLQQAIAYYSDNHEELKEMLGDGKDEK
- a CDS encoding ABC transporter ATP-binding protein, which codes for MKSSEENRTVSYSSFFALLKKANPPKWIIAIAITLSLVETVAGLIVPIMTMNLVDQLAESLLSTGVIILLILAFVVQTVSSGFSYYLMSYIGEYVVAYIRTKLWDHVLHLPIPYFDQNASGDTMSRITQDTGVIKNLITSHLIPLVSGLISIFGAVAILVYIDWRMTLIMLIAVPISGLVMWPLGTIMYRISKKMQDKMASFTSALGRVLTEIRLVKSYNGERMEQEQGNKEIQHLFTFGLKEAKIQAIISPFMTTIMMVVLVILIGYGGVRVAEGTLSAGALVAIIIYMFQIILPVSQMAQFFTAFQKAMGSTERIQMILGTESEELEKQSVVPHETAQALRFDGVQFGYHPERRIIKDISFEALAGKTTAIVGPSGGGKTTLFSLIERFYKSDQGAIAWGGQDIMSFSLESWRKQISYVSQESPIMSGTIRENICYGLEREVSQEELEQAAALANASSFIHDLEEGYETEVGERGIKLSGGQRQRIAIARAIIRNPKLLLLDEATSNLDSESEKLIQDALQQLMQGRTTLIIAHRLATVVQADQILVVENGEVTGQGTHDQLYRENTLYQKLASQQLYAMEQLEV
- a CDS encoding AI-2E family transporter produces the protein MEFLKSFFANLTVRRFLILILICVLLFSIKHMLNLVLFTFLIAYIMNRLQGIISKQVDKVFKVSPKIIVILLYVTFISVLTIGISRYLPDILLQIRQIYNIILLWIVSPPSTDGVFGFIIHYIQELNIESYVREGFSYIVKLGSLGTTIVFALVLSLFLLLEKDRIIRFTAKFKTSKISWFYNELEYFGRRFVLSFGKVLEAQLLIAVFNTIFTLLGLWILGFPYLFALGIMIFLLSLIPVAGFLISLIPLCIIGYKLGGFMLVIYVLVMIFLLHFIEGYFLNPKLMSSKTNLPVFYTFTILIFSEHYLGVWGLIIGIPIFVFLLDILDVDVNESGKEDDSEGGEGGASESISPDPSTE
- a CDS encoding carbon starvation protein A, with amino-acid sequence MSFLTILFISGIVFVLAYFTYGKYLEKKLNVDPNRETPAHTMKDGVDYVPASKPVLLGHHFATIAGGGPIVGPVTAAAFGWIPAVLWIVIGSIFMGGVHDYTSLQASIRHKAQSIGAIIKEYIGNRGQTLFMLFAIATLILIVGVFIILVGNTFVAVPEAATASMLFIGVAMLFGFIVNQLRMNLVLASILGVVAMLGCVWLGLLFPLQLSGTVWTFILIGYAYLASILPVWFLLQPRDYLNSFLLYGMMAGAAVGIIIANPSIQLSGYTGFYNAELGFLFPILFITIACGAISGFHSLVASGTTAKQLDNEKSGKFIAYGGMLLEGFLAIIAVGSVAYLTQADFAARMDAMGGPIGTFAAGIGHFMSYWGINEATAITFTTLVASAFLLTTLDSATRLGRYAVQELVERSSPALAKNQHIGTIVVLAGASALALSGTWSSVWPLFGSANQMLGALALLAVTAWLSRLGVKTYFTVIPMVVMFIVTIGALISLMVTNFMNGNLFLAISAFVLFILCLFLVFESWKAMVQKKSEEKTIKV
- a CDS encoding 2-oxoacid:ferredoxin oxidoreductase subunit beta, translating into MAATLKDYRGDVSTWCPGCGHFSVMAGIQKAAINLGLEPHQLAIVSGIGCSGKVSEYTRSYGFHTLHGRSLPVAQAVKLASSGMKVVASGGDGDGYGIGAGHFTHAARRNVDMTYVVMDNRIYGLTKGQTSPTSSQGFKSKTSPEGSGEREVKPLELALGAGASFIAQAFSGDIKGLTDLIQQAMEHPGFSLVNVFSPCVTFNKVNTYDFFKENLIDLSQVEGYDPSDKAQAYTQVIEHDGNLQGIIYKQERPAYHTFLDGYPETPIAFNDVSTEKSVLDQLWAEFK
- a CDS encoding 2-oxoacid:acceptor oxidoreductase subunit alpha produces the protein MKSEITWKIGGQQGEGIDSTGEIFASTLMKQGFHISSYKHFASRIKGGHTYYHIRASLEPTYYHGDTTDILVALDQESYEHNFPAMSKGGFVLMENKREEKVETVDDVTVIHVSFTKLAEELGNKIIRNMIALGSSLYLMGLHYEIFAPLVEEKFSKKGQLIVDLNINALKTGYEYIQQLGLKSIELNTPEPKNQALLMGNEAFAFGALASGCRFLASYPITPASEIMEYMKANLPKVGGAAVQAEDEIAGILMAIGGGFAGVRSLTSTSGPGFSLKTEALGLAGMSETPVVIVNSQRGGPGTGLPTKYEQSDLNTMVYSGHGEIPRIVLAPSTVEECMTVASTAFNLAEKYQCPVIVALDLMLSLNKQSCPDYDLSKFEEIDRGKLLTEEQLAELEEFNFKRYRLTEDGISPRSIPGQKGGVYTANSNEHSETGHITEIPELRVAMMNKRLGKLDSFKTKGYEFIGGEERNVETLFIGIGSTRGVIEEYIHDLNASGGDAGLAHIKVLYPFQPEGIKELIDAAQRVIVVENNWSGQLSGMIQKELQVGDKLQTITKFNGDPFSKQDLEKQVGQIVKEVV